From Streptomyces fungicidicus, one genomic window encodes:
- a CDS encoding ABC transporter ATP-binding protein — translation MTSAVTIPRHGGTGGRTAVAARARQVVKAYGSGETRVVALDHVDVDIARGRFTAIMGPSGSGKSTLMHCLAGLDTVTSGQIYLDETEITGLKDKKLTRLRRDRIGFIFQAFNLLPTLNAIENITLPMDIAGRRPDKAWLDRVVETVGLAERLKHRPTQLSGGQQQRVAVARALAARPEIIFGDEPTGNLDSRAGAEVLGFLRRSVDELGQTIVMVTHDPVAASYADRVLYLADGRIVDEMHQPTADQVLDRMKDFDARGRTS, via the coding sequence GTGACATCGGCTGTGACCATTCCCAGGCACGGGGGCACTGGAGGGCGTACGGCCGTTGCCGCACGGGCGCGGCAGGTCGTGAAGGCTTACGGATCGGGGGAGACCCGTGTGGTCGCCCTCGACCACGTCGACGTGGACATCGCACGCGGCCGGTTCACCGCGATCATGGGCCCGTCGGGGTCCGGCAAGTCCACCCTGATGCACTGCCTGGCCGGGCTCGACACCGTGACGTCGGGTCAGATCTATCTGGACGAGACCGAGATCACCGGTCTGAAGGACAAGAAGCTCACCCGGCTGCGCCGGGACCGGATCGGTTTCATCTTCCAGGCGTTCAACCTGCTCCCGACGCTGAACGCGATCGAGAACATCACGCTGCCCATGGACATCGCGGGCCGCAGGCCCGACAAGGCGTGGCTTGACCGGGTGGTGGAGACCGTCGGGCTCGCGGAGCGGCTGAAGCACCGGCCGACGCAGCTGTCCGGCGGTCAGCAGCAGCGGGTCGCCGTGGCGCGGGCGCTGGCCGCCCGCCCGGAGATCATCTTCGGTGACGAGCCGACCGGAAACCTCGACTCGCGGGCCGGCGCCGAGGTGCTCGGCTTCCTGCGCCGCTCGGTGGACGAGCTGGGCCAGACCATCGTGATGGTCACCCACGACCCCGTGGCCGCCTCCTACGCGGACCGGGTGCTGTACCTCGCCGACGGCCGCATCGTCGACGAGATGCACCAGCCGACGGCCGATCAGGTCCTGGACCGGATGAAGGACTTCGACGCCCGGGGGCGCACGTCATGA
- a CDS encoding cellulose-binding protein, whose product MSSASVSSQGFEVVRGRGYRPLQVIAFVEALSDERDAAWERAARFTVLAREMEEELELLRVRVAGLAPQTYESLGESARRLFGLVQEEATAVRESARQHAQDVLDLARDEAAGVGEAAQVYAGAVRADADERAREVLEAARAEADGIRVGARLEVKERRGETLAALREMRERTSATLAEGAREQAERLDEVEREEAVRLAALHARQVEAEAAAERLLAEARQVFADAEESARRRAEEARERAEEVLAEARVRAEGVARETERVLRDHAERREDVQTHMDHVCASLSALTGRAVE is encoded by the coding sequence GTGAGCAGCGCATCGGTGTCGTCGCAGGGCTTCGAGGTCGTACGGGGGCGTGGCTACCGTCCCTTGCAGGTGATCGCGTTCGTCGAGGCGCTCTCGGACGAGCGTGACGCCGCCTGGGAACGGGCCGCGCGGTTCACCGTGCTCGCGCGGGAGATGGAGGAGGAGCTGGAGCTGCTGCGGGTGCGGGTGGCGGGACTGGCCCCGCAGACCTACGAGTCGCTCGGGGAGAGCGCGCGGCGGCTGTTCGGACTGGTCCAGGAGGAGGCGACGGCCGTTCGGGAGTCGGCGCGGCAGCACGCGCAGGACGTGCTGGACCTGGCGCGCGACGAGGCGGCCGGTGTCGGGGAGGCCGCCCAGGTGTACGCCGGCGCGGTGCGCGCCGACGCCGACGAGCGTGCCCGGGAGGTGCTGGAGGCGGCCCGCGCGGAGGCCGACGGCATCCGGGTCGGGGCGCGGCTGGAGGTGAAGGAGCGGCGCGGGGAGACGCTGGCGGCGCTGCGGGAGATGCGGGAGCGCACCTCGGCGACGCTCGCCGAGGGGGCGCGGGAGCAGGCGGAGCGGCTGGACGAGGTGGAGCGGGAGGAGGCCGTGCGGCTGGCCGCGCTGCACGCCCGGCAGGTAGAGGCGGAGGCGGCCGCCGAGCGGTTGCTGGCCGAGGCGCGGCAGGTCTTCGCCGACGCGGAGGAGTCCGCGCGGCGCCGCGCGGAGGAGGCGCGGGAGCGGGCCGAGGAGGTGCTGGCCGAGGCGCGGGTCCGCGCGGAGGGCGTCGCGCGGGAGACCGAGCGGGTGCTGCGCGACCACGCGGAACGCCGGGAGGACGTGCAGACCCACATGGACCACGTCTGCGCCAGCCTCAGCGCGCTGACGGGCCGCGCCGTGGAGTGA
- a CDS encoding SUKH-4 family immunity protein, translating into MVTFAQAQERAEEWVNGDVPSYQHREVRVREFDLGFVVWAEDRADGPRSDGGAQRLVIARDSGEATLWPGLPVGEVIRRYEEEYGREDVASEPAPAPAARVDLNQTSFLLSPPEWLQEAADRLGIPDRRGEGSGSSSGSAPDPAAASADASGSGAAWPAAGGSGAQSGAGAPAGATPWAGTDTNADAGEDRSVPLPETVFAQQLSEPDDDAPPPAAPPEAKTTLMSGGSGLPATTVAPALPGSGAPQGVPQAPAQYGYPQGPGGAPGTPPPGTPPPGVPGTPPPGMPAAPPPPGPGAPERPLAPNAGDIADAATSKAAPPPRRGPGATTPPPPGAPGTPGARPGGTPTPPPGAPAGGYVPTQMVSSLGPDGPGAPGGATPPPGTPAPPPPPPGAPGTPGTPPGGVHHAATMFADPSGMGPAGPGAPQPPAPPGPPSAPGAPQPPGAPGAPGAPQPPGAPAAPGTAGGRGPVHHAETVLAAPSVGGPGAPPPPAPPGVPAGAPPMPPGAMPPGVPAPGQPPAYGYPPQPAGQPTVGPGYQAVLRYRAQDGSEQQLIRRSAPGTPHPEWQIFHELRAMNVPPDQVLELHTELESCELPGAYCARMIREQWPQARITSIAPYGADHASRQQGMQQLLAHQGELHQVADGPARPAPVRAPIPPVQPAPPVPPEAVAQELAGAFGPGVFRFEQAAVSRQGVPPVVAHTLVAAGLPVDMGPFFWAQAQPGRPVPTLAELAAERGVQPAPDAGSYLVMGSDFGKAICVQYGTANIVAVPVEAGPGGAPVPPQFVNTGLPEFARCLALLGRMWRLRFGLNQEQAGRWTVDFQAQLAALDPAALGSPESWWSVLLEEMWDGLL; encoded by the coding sequence ATGGTGACGTTCGCGCAGGCGCAGGAGCGTGCGGAGGAGTGGGTCAACGGCGATGTGCCGTCGTACCAGCATCGTGAGGTGCGGGTACGGGAGTTCGACCTGGGGTTCGTGGTGTGGGCGGAGGACCGTGCGGACGGGCCTCGTTCGGACGGGGGCGCGCAGCGCCTGGTGATCGCCCGTGACAGTGGTGAGGCGACGTTGTGGCCGGGGTTGCCGGTGGGTGAGGTGATCCGCCGGTACGAGGAGGAGTACGGCCGTGAGGACGTGGCGTCCGAGCCGGCTCCGGCGCCTGCGGCGCGGGTGGATCTGAATCAGACGTCGTTCCTGTTGAGTCCGCCGGAGTGGTTGCAGGAGGCGGCGGACCGGCTGGGGATTCCGGACCGTCGGGGGGAGGGTTCGGGGTCGTCCTCGGGTTCCGCTCCGGATCCTGCGGCGGCGTCCGCGGACGCGTCGGGGAGCGGGGCCGCGTGGCCCGCTGCCGGGGGGAGCGGTGCGCAGTCGGGCGCGGGGGCGCCGGCCGGGGCCACTCCGTGGGCCGGTACGGACACGAACGCGGATGCGGGTGAGGACCGTTCGGTGCCGCTGCCGGAGACGGTGTTCGCGCAGCAGCTGAGCGAGCCGGACGACGACGCTCCGCCGCCCGCTGCGCCGCCGGAGGCGAAGACGACGTTGATGTCGGGTGGCAGCGGGCTGCCGGCGACGACTGTCGCGCCGGCGCTTCCGGGTTCCGGCGCGCCGCAGGGTGTGCCGCAGGCGCCCGCGCAGTACGGCTATCCGCAGGGTCCCGGCGGTGCGCCGGGGACGCCTCCTCCCGGGACGCCTCCGCCGGGTGTGCCGGGGACGCCTCCTCCCGGTATGCCCGCTGCGCCTCCGCCACCCGGTCCGGGTGCGCCGGAGCGGCCGCTCGCGCCGAACGCGGGGGACATCGCCGACGCGGCGACCAGCAAGGCGGCTCCGCCTCCGCGCCGCGGCCCGGGTGCGACGACTCCGCCTCCGCCGGGCGCTCCGGGTACGCCGGGCGCGCGCCCGGGTGGTACGCCGACGCCGCCTCCGGGTGCGCCGGCGGGCGGGTACGTGCCGACGCAGATGGTGTCGTCGCTCGGCCCGGACGGGCCCGGTGCTCCGGGTGGCGCGACGCCGCCGCCCGGGACCCCGGCGCCGCCTCCGCCGCCGCCCGGCGCGCCGGGTACGCCGGGTACGCCGCCGGGTGGGGTGCACCACGCGGCGACGATGTTCGCCGATCCGTCGGGCATGGGGCCGGCCGGTCCCGGCGCGCCGCAGCCTCCGGCGCCCCCCGGTCCCCCCTCCGCGCCCGGCGCCCCGCAGCCTCCTGGCGCGCCCGGTGCGCCCGGTGCCCCGCAGCCGCCCGGTGCTCCGGCCGCTCCCGGTACGGCGGGCGGGCGGGGGCCGGTGCACCACGCGGAGACCGTGCTGGCCGCGCCCTCGGTGGGCGGTCCCGGCGCGCCCCCGCCGCCGGCGCCTCCGGGCGTGCCCGCGGGTGCGCCGCCGATGCCGCCCGGCGCGATGCCGCCCGGTGTTCCCGCGCCGGGGCAGCCTCCGGCGTACGGCTATCCGCCGCAGCCCGCCGGTCAGCCGACCGTCGGCCCCGGCTATCAGGCGGTGCTGCGCTACCGGGCGCAGGACGGCAGCGAGCAGCAGCTGATCCGGCGTTCGGCGCCGGGCACGCCGCACCCGGAGTGGCAGATCTTCCACGAGCTGCGCGCCATGAACGTGCCGCCGGACCAGGTGCTGGAGCTGCACACCGAGCTGGAGTCGTGCGAGCTGCCCGGTGCGTACTGCGCGCGGATGATCCGGGAGCAGTGGCCGCAGGCGCGGATCACGAGCATCGCCCCGTACGGCGCGGATCATGCGAGCCGGCAGCAGGGGATGCAGCAACTGCTGGCCCACCAGGGTGAGTTGCACCAGGTCGCGGACGGTCCCGCGCGTCCCGCGCCGGTGCGCGCGCCGATTCCGCCGGTGCAGCCGGCGCCGCCGGTTCCGCCGGAGGCCGTCGCGCAGGAGCTGGCGGGCGCGTTCGGGCCGGGCGTGTTCCGGTTCGAGCAGGCGGCGGTGTCCCGGCAGGGGGTGCCGCCGGTGGTGGCGCACACGCTGGTGGCGGCCGGTCTGCCGGTGGACATGGGCCCGTTCTTCTGGGCGCAGGCCCAGCCGGGGCGTCCGGTGCCGACGCTGGCGGAGCTGGCGGCGGAGCGTGGCGTGCAGCCCGCGCCGGACGCGGGTTCGTACCTGGTGATGGGCAGCGACTTCGGCAAGGCGATCTGTGTGCAGTACGGCACGGCGAACATCGTCGCGGTGCCGGTGGAGGCGGGGCCGGGCGGTGCGCCGGTGCCGCCGCAGTTCGTGAACACCGGTCTGCCGGAGTTCGCGCGCTGTCTGGCGCTGCTGGGCAGGATGTGGCGGCTGCGGTTCGGGCTGAACCAGGAGCAGGCGGGCCGCTGGACGGTCGATTTCCAGGCGCAGTTGGCCGCGCTGGACCCGGCGGCGCTGGGTTCGCCGGAGAGCTGGTGGTCGGTGCTGCTCGAGGAGATGTGGGACGGGTTGCTGTGA
- a CDS encoding SMI1/KNR4 family protein — translation MTTGRLGLGAPSGRQAGGDAVPPNAAYAGQVVHFPDPVRAARHPRGVRVDERGYPDFSAYARAAAEIADPPEGFGVDELRLTDYVSANAALAASGHELWDTVPAVATPHGWTWHHVVGSRRLELVPVDVKALLRHHGGVATAVVDQGKRGTRPLQETRPAHFGLPKSGVAVTESQVLGVEEDLGYRLPGAYRSFLKAAGGCAPVGTALDAELGLLVDQPFFTVRDEAAVNDLVYVNKCLRDHLTKDYLCVAFVQGGLLAVKVRGERQGSVWFCAYDDVRDVDPSLPPAERVERLLLSCGDDFDGFLSRLAGSPPELETVANLMVDGGFARAVPVSSAGE, via the coding sequence ATGACGACAGGTCGGCTCGGGCTGGGGGCACCTTCCGGCCGCCAGGCCGGGGGAGATGCCGTGCCGCCGAACGCGGCCTATGCCGGGCAGGTCGTGCACTTCCCGGATCCGGTGCGGGCGGCGCGTCACCCGAGAGGTGTGCGGGTGGACGAGCGTGGTTATCCCGATTTTTCGGCGTACGCGCGGGCGGCGGCGGAGATCGCGGATCCGCCGGAGGGTTTCGGCGTGGACGAGTTGCGGCTGACGGACTACGTGTCGGCGAACGCGGCGCTGGCGGCGAGTGGTCACGAGTTGTGGGACACGGTGCCGGCGGTGGCGACGCCGCACGGCTGGACGTGGCATCACGTGGTGGGTTCGCGGCGGCTGGAGCTGGTTCCGGTCGATGTGAAGGCGTTGCTGCGGCATCACGGTGGGGTGGCGACGGCGGTGGTGGACCAGGGCAAGCGGGGGACGCGGCCGTTGCAGGAGACGCGTCCGGCGCATTTCGGGCTGCCGAAGTCGGGTGTGGCGGTGACGGAGTCGCAGGTGCTGGGGGTCGAGGAGGATCTCGGGTACCGGCTGCCGGGGGCGTACCGGTCGTTCTTGAAGGCGGCGGGTGGTTGTGCGCCGGTGGGGACGGCGTTGGACGCGGAGCTGGGGTTGTTGGTGGACCAGCCGTTCTTCACGGTGCGGGACGAGGCGGCGGTCAATGACCTCGTCTATGTCAACAAGTGCCTGCGTGATCATCTGACCAAGGACTATCTGTGCGTGGCGTTCGTGCAGGGTGGTCTGCTGGCGGTGAAGGTGCGGGGCGAGCGGCAGGGTTCGGTGTGGTTCTGCGCGTACGACGATGTGCGTGACGTGGATCCGTCGTTGCCGCCGGCGGAGCGGGTGGAGCGGCTGCTGCTGTCGTGCGGGGACGACTTCGACGGTTTTCTGTCCCGGTTGGCGGGGTCTCCGCCGGAGCTGGAGACGGTGGCGAATCTGATGGTGGACGGTGGGTTCGCGCGTGCCGTTCCGGTTTCTTCCGCGGGGGAGTGA
- a CDS encoding YwqJ-related putative deaminase: MNATQTGPHSGPSGDPRSGDPRIGWSATDTAHTPTLHHRRDGILPTIAAALSVRGDTLTGTAARGDTPPALHPLVQDFLDTLTSDQRDRFTGRCAETILISRHITTADNARSKRAARKPMTNGEARKALKQAKLTTRRIREDGDPLHGSYAAPCRACAALSAHFGVRTVDPATTAN, translated from the coding sequence ATGAACGCAACGCAGACAGGGCCGCACAGCGGCCCCTCCGGCGACCCTCGCTCCGGCGACCCCCGCATCGGCTGGAGCGCCACCGACACCGCCCACACCCCCACCCTCCACCACCGCCGCGACGGCATCCTGCCCACCATCGCCGCCGCCCTCTCCGTCCGCGGCGACACCCTCACCGGCACCGCCGCACGCGGCGACACACCCCCCGCCCTCCACCCCCTCGTCCAGGACTTCCTCGACACCCTCACCAGCGACCAACGCGACCGCTTCACCGGCCGCTGCGCCGAGACCATCCTCATCTCACGGCACATCACCACCGCCGACAACGCACGCAGCAAACGCGCCGCACGCAAACCCATGACCAACGGCGAAGCCCGCAAAGCCCTCAAACAAGCGAAACTCACCACCCGCCGCATCCGCGAAGACGGCGACCCCCTCCACGGCAGCTACGCCGCCCCCTGCCGCGCCTGCGCCGCCCTCAGCGCCCACTTCGGCGTCCGCACGGTCGACCCGGCCACCACCGCCAACTGA
- a CDS encoding SUKH-3 domain-containing protein: MHTDRTSTTRFAVPVDAALRTAGWQPGHWDIKQAEIWADTLRDHTSPAGHRHAVFPAAVEAWAEFGGLRISPGGPGRQIAPATLHLDPLHGLHMARTLGDLGRALDTEVSPLGAETDTQALLAIDTQGRVYALDHTGDWYLGPHIDHALTSLVSGTQPTRLTTG, encoded by the coding sequence ATGCACACCGACCGCACCTCGACCACCCGCTTCGCCGTACCCGTCGACGCGGCCCTGCGCACCGCCGGCTGGCAACCCGGACACTGGGACATCAAACAAGCGGAGATCTGGGCCGACACCCTCCGCGACCACACCTCACCCGCCGGACACCGCCACGCCGTCTTCCCCGCCGCCGTCGAAGCCTGGGCCGAATTCGGCGGCCTCCGCATCAGCCCCGGAGGACCCGGCCGGCAGATCGCCCCCGCCACCCTCCACCTCGACCCCCTCCACGGCCTCCACATGGCCCGCACCCTCGGCGACCTCGGCCGCGCCCTCGACACCGAGGTCAGCCCCCTCGGCGCCGAAACCGACACCCAGGCACTCCTCGCCATCGACACCCAGGGCCGCGTCTACGCCCTCGACCACACCGGCGACTGGTACCTCGGCCCCCACATCGACCACGCCCTCACCAGCCTGGTCTCCGGCACCCAGCCCACCCGCCTCACCACCGGCTGA
- a CDS encoding sensor histidine kinase, which produces MTTTGEELVTARGGPWWWERRRSAVLDVGLAVVSALECGLEGVPFAREAGIPVPVGVVFGLLAGSVLLVRRKWPIAVVLVAIAVTPAAMGFLMGIVGLYSLAASEVPRRIIGSLAGMQLVGVLVVMFVRMRQDMAKGDVDVGDWIVPFASITTALGVTAPPLLLGLYVGARRRLMESLRERADSLERELQLLAERAEERAEWARGEERTRIAREMHDVVAHRVSLMVVHAAALQAVARKDPEKAVRNAALVGDMGRQALTELREMLGVLRSGGEGERRRESASVPLAAVGVAAAAAASRAVDEAAGAEGPCLSEIGELVGQSAAAGMVVDLSVVGEERSYAREVESTAYRVVQEALTNVHKHAAGAKTYVRLAHRVSEIAMQVENEPPSGAVSSAGLPSGGNGLVGMRERVSALGGVFVSGPTDAGGFRVSAVIPAS; this is translated from the coding sequence TGTCCGCGCTGGAGTGTGGGCTGGAGGGGGTCCCGTTCGCGCGGGAGGCGGGGATTCCGGTCCCTGTGGGGGTGGTCTTCGGTCTCCTGGCCGGGTCCGTGCTGCTGGTGCGGCGGAAGTGGCCGATCGCGGTGGTGCTGGTGGCGATCGCCGTGACGCCGGCCGCGATGGGGTTCCTGATGGGGATCGTCGGTCTGTATTCGCTGGCGGCGTCGGAGGTGCCGCGGCGGATCATCGGGTCGCTGGCGGGGATGCAGCTGGTGGGTGTGCTCGTCGTGATGTTCGTGCGGATGCGGCAGGACATGGCGAAGGGGGATGTGGACGTCGGGGACTGGATCGTGCCGTTCGCGTCGATCACGACGGCGCTGGGGGTGACGGCGCCTCCGTTGCTGCTGGGGTTGTACGTGGGGGCGCGGCGCCGGCTGATGGAGAGCCTGCGGGAGCGGGCGGACAGTCTGGAGCGGGAGCTCCAGTTGCTGGCGGAGCGTGCGGAGGAGCGTGCGGAGTGGGCGCGGGGGGAGGAGCGGACGCGGATCGCGCGGGAGATGCATGACGTGGTGGCGCACCGGGTGAGTCTGATGGTGGTGCATGCGGCGGCGTTGCAGGCGGTGGCGCGGAAGGATCCGGAGAAGGCGGTGAGGAACGCCGCGCTGGTGGGGGACATGGGGCGGCAGGCGTTGACGGAGTTGCGGGAGATGCTCGGGGTGCTGCGTTCGGGCGGGGAGGGTGAGCGGCGGCGGGAGAGTGCGTCGGTGCCGTTGGCGGCGGTGGGGGTGGCGGCTGCGGCTGCGGCGTCGCGGGCGGTGGACGAGGCGGCGGGTGCGGAGGGGCCGTGTCTGTCGGAGATCGGTGAGCTGGTGGGGCAGTCGGCGGCGGCGGGGATGGTGGTCGATCTGTCGGTGGTGGGGGAGGAGCGGTCGTATGCGCGGGAGGTGGAGTCGACGGCGTATCGGGTGGTGCAGGAGGCGTTGACGAACGTGCACAAGCATGCGGCGGGTGCGAAGACGTATGTGCGTCTTGCGCATCGGGTGTCGGAGATCGCGATGCAGGTGGAGAACGAGCCGCCGTCGGGGGCGGTGTCGTCGGCGGGGCTGCCGTCGGGCGGGAATGGTCTGGTGGGGATGCGGGAGCGGGTGTCGGCGCTGGGTGGGGTGTTCGTGTCGGGGCCGACGGACGCGGGGGGTTTCCGGGTGTCGGCGGTGATTCCGGCGTCGTAG